From the Aquarana catesbeiana isolate 2022-GZ linkage group LG10, ASM4218655v1, whole genome shotgun sequence genome, the window TCAAAGTCAAGTGAATTGCTATTGCACTTTGCACACCATGGACTGCTGGTCGCATTAACCAATGGCGTATGTTAATAGGATGTTTGTCCTTCTGTTTTACAGCATCCAGTTTCCCGAATCAACAAAGCGGTAAGATTACTGAGAACGGAGTTTCGAGCCGTGCTGTAGAGATGGGCAAACCAATCAGAGGctccctgctcattcacaaactgaagcataataagcACATTTTACTATGCTTCAAAGTAATGGTAGGGCTTTGCCTCATCTAGCCGACTAGGTTGCCTATGCGTCCCATGCCGGCATATTATAAAGAACAAGATTCAAAGAAATAGTCCTATCTCTTTGTGAGCTCCCACTTCTTTTTAAGCTGGTCTTCTTCCCTAATATAGATTTTTCTTTAATCATCAGTTATCTGCATTCATTCATATTTATATTGTAttacatttgttgatttatttattgtttgtccaataaattttgtacttttataatattATTGCCTTGCATCCATTTAAAGTCTCAAAcctgaggaatcttgttctttatTTTACTATGCTTTGGTGATGAATAGACACGGGagcgatcggtactgatcactcattatgctcattcaggaaaggaaggggccagtaaatagggTATATTTACCTCCCCCCACCCTCCATCCtaaaacaatccccccccccgcccccatgtGCCCGCAGCAGCAGGCGGCAGGAGAGAATAGGAGGGAATCCAGTGGCACTGCAGGGAAGGAGGGTCCAGATAGCAGGATCGTGGGGGGATGCAGATACCGATCCCCCTGCAGCACAGCCAGAGGGAGAAAAGTAGGAGAAGCTGGCAGGGTGGCAGGGGTAGCCACAACTAtcggcaataaggcagtacagccggcccttcTGATCGACGAGTGCCCagtcccccttttgaactgatgggtcccgggcccagtacaggagggctggctgtactgccttatcagcggccttgGTTGCAATACAAAGGTTCCTGCAGACCATTCCTCCAGATTCATATAGAGGTACAGATCTTCAGTTATGGAGCCGGAGGAAGTAATCGATGGACTACGAGTGCGGTGCGCATTTCTGCTCCATTGATATCTGTGAGTCCCCCTGCCACAATGGTAGATCGGACTCATAATCTTCCATTCACAAATCTCTGTAAATTCATTTTGGAAATAAGGGAAGCAGCTGTGACGcaacaaaaatcttcccataagataTGTGCGGTTGACATGTTTGATGGATGTTATTTACCTGTACAAGCCTCCCCTATGTAGAGATCTAAAGtcatgagactgctgctgggtcccgccatcttggatgtgatgtcagcagcctcaGAGCGGTCAGACAGTATTCTCCTTTGCTCCTCTCCTGCCAGCTACATAAAAAGTTATGGTGGGGGAATAAGGGGAAGGTCaaaggagctgggtcagcacaggcagtaattagacactcccagaagaggagagagctATGACGtgcaaggagggggaggggaatgtgcTATAGAAATGACTCTTCCAGGAGTGGTCAAAGTTGATAGGACATTAAGGGGCACATtgtaagtgagaaaaaaaaaatgatggaaagGAAAATCACTGAAAGTATGACTTTAAAATGGAGGgccaccttgaaaaaaaaaaatcaccaaaaatcctaaaaaaaaattaaaaaaaaacatttgaaaaaaatttttttttttaaacttaccttacttacctgttgctaggcagtcttcctaatctgcctcttcctattccgcggtgtgtcctgatcctcggtgagcagccccgttgtcttctggaaactgtgtgttttcccagaacaccacggggccatccacagaacggagcgccgcgccgctcgcgcgtgcgcagtaggaaactgtcagtgaagccgcaaggctccactgcctgtttcccttacctaggatggcggtgccgggacccgagagccgagggacgggtcagctttgggcggccgacatcgcgggcacccaggacaggtaattacttatttaaagtcagcagctacagtgttagtagctgctgactttaaaattttttttttttggacggaatcccgctttaaattaaTTGACATTTCTGTACTTTTCAGTCGGTGACAGGCTctctttagggtttttttttttccctctgtctgTGACTTCTTCTCTTTGTGTTCCAGGTTCCTGTAATGAAAATGAGGAATATGCAACATGTGCCACCCCATGCCCGGTCACATGTGCCAACCGGTCTAACCCTCCAAAAGCCTGTATGGCTATGTGCAAAATAGGCTGCATGTGCAAGAAAGGATACATGCGTAACAGCGCCAATACCTGCGTCCTGGCTGAAGAATGCGACTAAATCTTTTCTATGTCATTCCCTCTTGACTGGGTTGGAGAGATTATGCCCAGCAGTAATACGTGTGAATGGATCTGCATTACAATgttacaaataaaacatttttctctgCAATTATTTCCTTTGCCCTTATTGGCTACATTGTAACAAGTCAGAATTCTGCAGGAATAAAGCtacatattatatataaaaaaaaaaaaaaatgggaaaaaagtgtAATGGGAACAATTTTGTC encodes:
- the LOC141110353 gene encoding chymotrypsin inhibitor-like, with amino-acid sequence MKVGAILLVCGFVVCASFIGRASSFPNQQSGSCNENEEYATCATPCPVTCANRSNPPKACMAMCKIGCMCKKGYMRNSANTCVLAEECD